The genomic segment CTCGATGACCTCGTACATGTGGCCTATCATCTCGTCGGCCAGAAGGATAACCGGGGTGCGGAACCGCTCGGCGAGGTTGAAGGCCTCCACGGTGAGGGTGAAGCACTCCGTGACGCTTTCGGGGGTCAGCACGATGATGGGGTGGTCGCCGTGGGTGCCCCAGCGGGCCTGCATGACGTCGCCCTGGGCGACCTTGGTGGGGAGTCCGGTGGAGGGCCCGCCGCGCATCACGTTCACCAGGACGCAGGGCGCCTCGATCATGGCCGCGTAGCCCAGGTTCTCCTGCATGAGGGAGAAGCCGGGTCCGCTGGTGGCGGTCATGGACTTGGCCCCGCCCATGGCGCCCCCCACGATGGCCGCCATGGAGGCTATCTCGTCCTCCATCTGGATGAAGGAGCCGCCCCGCTTGGGCTGCTCCAGCGCCATTATCTCGGCCACCTCGGTGGAGGGGGTGATGGGGTACCCGGCGAAGAAATCGCACCCGGCGTAGAGCGCGCCGTGGGCTATCGCCTCGTTACCCGAGTAGAACTGCAGATTTTTACCCGTCGCCATCGGCTTTCTCCGCCTCGGGTTTGTCCCTGACGTTGACCGCGAAATCGGGGCACAGAATCTCGCAGAGCTTGCAGTAGAGGCAATTTTCGAGGTGGGCGATCTCCGCCTTGCCGAGGCGGTTGAGCACCAGCACGCCCTTGGGGCAGAAGGCGACGCAGATGCCGCAGCCCTTGCACCACTCCTCGAAGATGCGCACCGGATTTTCGTTGTGGTCGTTCTTGCCCATTTTCGTCACCGGCTCCTGCCGTAGCCGAACCCGTCGAGGGCGGCGGGGTCGCGGCGCCACTTGGGCCGGACCTTGACCGAGAGGTCCAGGTACACGCGCCGATCCAAAAAGGCCTCCACGGTTTGTCGGGCCCGCACGCCGATTCCGCGCAGGACGGACCCCCCGGCCCCCACGACTATCCCCACCTGGCTCTTTTTCTCCACGAAGAGGGTCGCGGCGATGTAGGTGAGGCCGCCCGGCCGCTCCTCGAATGTATCCAGGGCGACCTCGAGGGCGTAGGGCAGCTCCTCGCGCAGGACGAGCATCGCCTGCTCGCGCACGAATTCGCCCACCAGCTCGCGCTCGGTCTCGGCGGTGAGCTGGTCGGGGTCGTAGAAGGGCGGCCCGGCGGGCAGCATCTCCACCAACCGGCCGAGGAGGGCCTCGAACCCCGCTCCGGTGAGGGCCGAGACTCCGAATGCCTCGACGTCACCGCCCCCCAGCCGCGGGGGAAGGGGGCCGGCGTCCGGGAGATCAATTTTATTCCAGGCCGCGAGCCACGGTTTTTTCGCCCCCGCGGCCAGGTCGCCGAGCTCGCCGTCGGTCGGCCCGCAGTCGGTGGAGTCCACCACGACCAGAACGGCGTCCGCGTCGGCCAGCGCCGTCCGGGTGGTCGCCATCATCCTGCGCCCGAGCTCGTCCATCGGTCGGTGGTACCCCGGCGTGTCCACGAAGACCGCCTGGTATCCGTCGGCGGTGAGTACGCCGCGCAGGAGGCGGCGCGTGGTCTGGGGCTTGGGGGTGACGGGCGCGACCTTCTCGCCCAACAGGGTGTTGAGGAGAGTGGACTTGCCGACGTTTGGGCGACCTAGAAGTACCACAAATCCGCTGTGGAAGACGGTTTCGGTGGAATCGCTCTTC from the bacterium genome contains:
- a CDS encoding 4Fe-4S binding protein, whose amino-acid sequence is MGKNDHNENPVRIFEEWCKGCGICVAFCPKGVLVLNRLGKAEIAHLENCLYCKLCEILCPDFAVNVRDKPEAEKADGDG
- the era gene encoding GTPase Era gives rise to the protein MHRPALKKSDSTETVFHSGFVVLLGRPNVGKSTLLNTLLGEKVAPVTPKPQTTRRLLRGVLTADGYQAVFVDTPGYHRPMDELGRRMMATTRTALADADAVLVVVDSTDCGPTDGELGDLAAGAKKPWLAAWNKIDLPDAGPLPPRLGGGDVEAFGVSALTGAGFEALLGRLVEMLPAGPPFYDPDQLTAETERELVGEFVREQAMLVLREELPYALEVALDTFEERPGGLTYIAATLFVEKKSQVGIVVGAGGSVLRGIGVRARQTVEAFLDRRVYLDLSVKVRPKWRRDPAALDGFGYGRSR